CTGTCTAATTCTTTTTCGGTTAATTCTGCCAAAAGTTGGTGAGTATCTTGATCGTCAAATAACGAAAAGCCTGGTTTGAAACCCAGTGTTTTAAGCTCTTTTTTAATGACCTCTAAACCCAAGGTGTGAAACGTAGACACCCATAAGCCTTTTGCTTCTTGCTTGCCAAGCGTTTGCCCTACACGCTCACGCATTTCTTTTGCTGCTTTATTGGTGAAGGTTACCGCAGCAATGTTTTTTGCTTGGTATTCACAATGTTGCACAAGGTAAGCAATTTTATTGGTAATTACGCGCGTCTTACCTGAGCCTGCGCCCGCTAACACTAGGCATGGGCCGCTTATATACTTAACCGCTTCATCTTGTTTTGGATTGAGTTTCATGTTTGGCAGGTCCGAAATTCTGAGGCAGTAATTCTATCGCAAAGCCTAGTGAGTCTCTAGAACTCATTTGATCTAGAAAGGTGCCGAAACTAAACCGAATTTGCTACTATGTCGTAACTTAATTAATGGCCTCCATATCAGGTAATCAATCATGATCAACCCAGCTAAAATTGAAGAGATCGCCAAGCAGATTTCTAGCAACATGCCACAGGGTGTAAAAACTCTGGCAGAGACTTTCGAGTCAAAAACCAAACAAGCTATCCAGAATAAGTTAACTGAGATGGATTTTGTTAGCCGTGAAGAGTTTGATATTCAATCACAAGTGCTGATCAGAACTCGCGAAAAGCTGATGCAATTAGAAGAAAAAGTTGCCCAACTTGAGGCGAGACTTGCTGAGCAAGATCCAGCTGATAAGGCGGAATAAGCTAATTCTATTAGTAAAAAGGAGCCAAGCGGCTCCTTTTTACTTTCATATACTTACTTGAGATAACGCTCGGCGATATGTTCTACCGCCTGGCGATGCATTTGGTCCACTTCACTGCCATGGCAAGTTTGCGAGTTGAGCGCTTTCAGCAAGCCATCTTCTAAACCATATACCCACCCGTGTACAGTGAGTTCTTGCTGTCTATACCAAGCGTCTTGCACCACATTGGTTAAACACACATTGCGCACTTGCTCAATAACATTTAGCTCACACAGGGCCGAACAACGTTGTTGCTCAGCAACACTCGACAACAACCCTTGATGCTTTTCTTTTACATCGGCAACGTGCCTTAACCAATTATCAATCAAGCCTAATCGCGCTTCATCTAATACAGCTTGAACGCCACCACATCCATAGTGACCAACGACCATAATGTGCTTCACTTTTAACACTTCAACAGCGTATTGCATCACCGACAAACAATTATGATCGGTATGAACCACCACGTTCGCGACGTTGCGATGCACAAATAGCTCACCCGGCATTAAATCAACAATTTCGTTCGCTGGCACCCGAGAATCAGAGCAGCCAATCCACAGATATTCAGGTTTTTGCTGCGCAGCGAGTTTGCTAAAAAATTCAGGGTGCTTTGCTTGTGTGCGCTCTGCCCAAGCTTGGTTATTTTGCAATAAATGGTCGAGTTCACACATAATTTAGCCTTAGTTTGTTATTTTATTTGCCTGAATGAGTATATTGCGCGGCGTTAGAGACTTTTCACAAAACTCACTGAGTTGCACATCATAGCCCGCCTGTTGCAAATACAATGCTCTATCTAGTACCAACCACAATTCAATGGCTCGCCTGAATATATGCCTGACTAATTCAATGCGGTCGGTGATTCTCTTTCTTTGCTCACCTAAGCGCAGATAATG
The Pseudoalteromonas phenolica genome window above contains:
- the ubiK gene encoding ubiquinone biosynthesis accessory factor UbiK, producing MINPAKIEEIAKQISSNMPQGVKTLAETFESKTKQAIQNKLTEMDFVSREEFDIQSQVLIRTREKLMQLEEKVAQLEARLAEQDPADKAE
- the can gene encoding carbonate dehydratase, whose protein sequence is MCELDHLLQNNQAWAERTQAKHPEFFSKLAAQQKPEYLWIGCSDSRVPANEIVDLMPGELFVHRNVANVVVHTDHNCLSVMQYAVEVLKVKHIMVVGHYGCGGVQAVLDEARLGLIDNWLRHVADVKEKHQGLLSSVAEQQRCSALCELNVIEQVRNVCLTNVVQDAWYRQQELTVHGWVYGLEDGLLKALNSQTCHGSEVDQMHRQAVEHIAERYLK